From Nicotiana tabacum cultivar K326 chromosome 20, ASM71507v2, whole genome shotgun sequence, one genomic window encodes:
- the LOC107768326 gene encoding sufE-like protein 2, chloroplastic: MNTVPFPYSFLTISPNPQLCTKNPVFFPPTKPNPQLCIKSPIFFTSSAKRCYSKSRTKRRSLFSVSCLIMDKEAPVEEGLSVVDKVQILALEFRSLSEPIDRVKRLLHYASILPPLSESAKVQENRVMGCTTQVWLEVRMDKRGSMRFRVDSDSEITKGFCSCLIWLLDGAEPEEILSVTAEDLADMNVGLPRKGRSRVNTWHNVLFSMQNRTQDCVQERNRAALSLEDFHSLVIKPHGSYLESEFGHWCMSEFTRAIRQNDYRDGCTRK; this comes from the exons ATGAACACAGTTCCATTCCCATATTCTTTTTTAACAATTTCGCCAAATCCTCAATTATGTACTAAAAATCCAGTCTTTTTCCCACCCACCAAGCCAAATCCTCAATTATGTATTAAAAGTCCAATCTTTTTCACTTCTTCCGCAAAAAGGTGTTACTCAAAATCAAGAACTAAAAGACGGAGCCTTTTCTCAGTTTCTTGCTTGATTATGGACAAAGAAGCACCTGTAGAAGAGGGGTTAAGTGTTGTTGACAAAGTTCAGATTTTAGCTTTGGAATTTAGGTCCTTATCAGAACCAATTGATAGAGTGAAAAGATTATTACACTATGCAAGTATTCTCCCTCCATTAAGCGAGTCAGCTAAGGTTCAAGAAAACAGAGTCATGGGTTGTACAACTCAGGTTTGGTTAGAGGTTAGGATGGATAAAAGGGGTTCAATGAGGTTTAGAGTAGATAGTGATTCAGAGATCACAAAAGGGTTTTGTTCTTGCTTGATATGGTTGCTTGATGGAGCAGAACCAGAGGAGATTTTAAGTGTTACAGCAGAGGATTTGGCTGATATGAATGTGGGGTTACCTAGAAAAGGACGTTCGAGGGTAAATACTTGGCATAATGTGTTGTTTAGTATGCAGAATAGGACTCAAGATTGTGTTCAGGAGAGGAATAGAGCAGCTTTGTCTTTGGAAGATTTTCATTCTTTAGTTATTAAGCCTCATGGAAGTTACCTGGAATCTGAG TTTGGTCATTGGTGTATGTCTGAATTCACGAGGGCAATAAGGCAGAATGATTACAGAGATGGATGTACAAGAAAGTAG